The following is a genomic window from Mycobacterium parmense.
GAACTACACCGGCTAAGCACCCGCTCCGTCGTCATCGGATTCGATGCTGCACCCGTCCCCCGAGGTGCAGTCGCCGCTGTCGCCGCAGTCCTGGCGGGTATCCGCCCAGAGCGGCTCGTCGACGGCGAAGCCGCGTGCCCGCAGGGCGGCCACCGTCCGGGCGACGTTGCCCTTGCCGTAGTCCACCCCGTCGACGTCCGACGGCGCGTGGTGGATGAATCGACCACACGCTTGGTGACAGAAGTCCGCGTAGGGCTTCGTGTACAGGATGAAGGTGTGCCAGCCGATGTCGACCAGCGGTGCGGGAGAGAAGTTGCCATCCGGATCCCCGGCGCACAGCGAGAGGAATGCGAGCGCCTGGTCCATGATGCGTTCGGCCAGCGCGCGCTCGATGCGCTCGTCGGTGACGATGCGGTTGACCAGACGCTCCCAGAGCTGACGTTCGACCAGGTCGCGGTGGGCGAGGTGTGCGTAATTGCCGGTGACTGGGTCGGCGCACGGTGCAGACATCGCCTCTCCTTTGCTCGGAGCTTCGGCTGGGTTCAGCGTAGTCGGCCGGCGGTCACCGCGGAACGGGTCGACGACGTCGCGTTTGCGCGGACGCGCTCATTCCATCAGCCGCGCGGCGAGGGTCGCACCGAGGTTCCAGCAGGACTCCAGGTCCTCCTTGGTCGGCTTACCCGAGACCACCACGGTCTCGGCGGCCTTCACCCAGCCCAGTCCGGCGACGATCGCGTCGACGCCGCGCTCGGCGCCTTCGGTGCCCTCGTTGCCGTGCAGATACAGGCCGAACGGCCGACCCCGCGTCGCGTCCAGGCACGGGTAGTAACAGACGTCGAACGCGTGCTTGAGCGCCCCGCTCATGTATCCCAGGTTGGCCGGGGTGCCCAGCAGGTAGCCGTCGGCACCGAGCACATCGGCCGGCGACAGCGTGAGCGCGGCGCGCCGCACGACCTGCACGCCCTCGATCTCGGGGTCGGTGGCGCCCGAGACCACCGCCTCGAACATCTCGTGGGTGTGTGGCGACGGCGTGTGATGAACGACCAGCAGCGTCCTGCTCACGGGCGGGCCTGCAGCGCGACGGCCGTCCGCATGGCTTCCCGGGCCCGCCGGCGGTCGCCCGCGTAGTCGTATGCGCGGGCCAGCCGGTACCAGCGCCGCCAATCGTCGGGGTGGTTCTCTACCTCGGTGCGCACGGCGGCGAACAGCGTGTCGGCCGCGGCCGGCTCGATGCGCCCAGATGGGCGCCTCGGCAGCCCGCTGACGTCGAGTTCGAGGCCGTCCGCGGCGATCCGGCGCGCCAGTTTCTGGTGGGCGAAGCCGGAGCGCACGGTAGCCACCATGGCCCACAGCCCGATGACCGGCATGACGAGCACCGCCAGGCCCAGGCCCACGGCGGCGGCCCGGCCCGAGGCGATCAGCGCCACGGCGATGCGGCCCAGCAGCACGCAGTACACGAGCAGCGCCACGCACATGAAGCCGATCAGCAACTGGACGCGCAGGGTGGCGTTCATTGCAGGTCGAGCAGCGGCTCGAGGCCGATCGTGAGTCCGGGCCGTTCCGTGACGCGCCGCACCGCCAGCAGCACGCCCGGCACGAACGAGGTCCGGTCGAGGCTGTCGTGGCGGATCGTCAGCGTCTCGCCCTCCGTGCCGAACAGGATCTCCTGGTGCGCAACGAGTCCCGCCAGCCGCACCGAATGCACCGGGACGCCGTCGACGTCCGCCCCGCGGGCGCCGGGCAGGCCGGTGCTGGTGGCATCGGGGTTGGGAGGCAAGCCCTTTCGGGCCTCCGCGATCAGCTTGGCGGTACGCGTCGCGGTGCCCGACGGGGCGTCGGCCTTGTGCGGATGGTGCAACTCGATCACCTCGACCGAGTCGAAGAACCGCGCAGCCTGCCGGGCGAAATGCATCGACAGCACGGCCCCGATCGCGAAGTTGGGGGCGATCAGCACCGACGTGTTCGGGCTGTCGGCCAGCCAGGCCCGCACCTGATCGAGGCGCTCCGCGGTGAAGCCGGTGGTGCCGACCACGGCGTGGATTCCGTTGGCGACCAAGAACTCCAGGTTGCCCATCACCACATCGGGGTGGGTGAAGTCGATGACCGCCTCGGTGTCGCCGTCGGTGAGCAGGCTCAACGCGTCGCCGGCATCCACCTCGGCGGACAGGGTGAGGTCGTCGGCGGCCTGCACCGCCGCCACCATCGTCGACCCGACTTTGCCCTTCGCTCCCAGCACACCTACCCGCATGAGGACACCCTAGACCGGGGTGGCGCGGCGACCGGTTGGCTGGGCTTCATGGCTGTCCAGTGATTGCGAAATGTTTTTGCAGCCGTTGCACAGATATGTGGATTAGCCTGGCGGACCCCTGCCACCCATTCGGGCGGCGGTCGGGCTGACAATTCTCGCAATTCCGAATCGCGAATTGGGATTCGAAGGAGATGACGCTATGAGCGCAACGGGGCGCTGTGGCCGTGTCGTTGGTTTCGGGCTGATGAGCGGTCCACTTCTGGGCGCCGCAATCGTGTGGGCCGGCCCTGCCCAAGCCGATCCCGGCTCCTATCTCAACGATCTGCACAAGGCCGGGATTCACGACGTCAACGGTGGCGACGCGGCCCTGCTGCGGACCGGTCAGAAGTTGTGCCAGCAGATTTCCTATGGCGCTTCCCCGCAGGAGCTACAGGGATTGGCATTGCAGCGCTCAGACAGCACCCTGGGGCCCAATGGCCTCACGCCCGTGCAGGCGGCCGAGGTCGTCAACTTCGCCGTCGCCGACCTTTGTCCGCAATACTGAGTCTTCCGCGCGGCAGAGTTTCGGCGCTTCCGATTTTCGCCGCGGCAGAGTTTCGGCGCGGCATTCGGGTGATCTTGTCCACAGTCCCGCTTCTGTCCACAGCTGGCCTTTCGGCACCGGCCGGGAGTTCGACCCCGGAATAGTATTCGAACATGAGTTCGATCGATGTTCCGCCCGCGGTTGCTGCCGCTCTCGAGGCGCTCGACACGGCGGTGGCCACGCTGCGTGGGCTGAACTTCGACGCGCTCACCCCCGCCGTTGCGCTGTGCGCGCTCGAGCGGATGGAAACCTCTCGCCGCCGGCAAGTAGCCGTCAGCCACGACGTGATCGCGAGCCTCACAACGCACGACCCCGCCGACGTCGGGGGGCCGGTCCACAAGGTGATCGCGGACTGGCTGCGGATCAGCACCACCGAGGCCGTCCGGCGGCTGCGGGACGCCGAGAGCCTCTCGCCTCGCTCGACCCTCACCGGGCAGGTGCTGCCGCCGGAATTGCCTGCCACGGCCCGGCTATGGCGCGACGGCTTGCTCGACGGGCAGCATCTGCGGGTGATTCGGGAGTTCGTACGCGACCTGCCCGAGACCGTGCCCGCCGAGGCAGTCGAGAAAGCGGAGGGCTTCCTGGCGCGCCAGGCGGCGCTGTTGCGGCCCGACCAGCTCGCGAAGGTCGCGGGCCAGTGCGCGCTGCGGCTCAACCCGGACGGGAAGTTCTCCGACTCCGATCGCGCGCGCCGGCGCGGATTCACCTGGTGTGGCCAGCGCCCCGACGGCATGAGCGTCGGGAAGCTCGTGGCATCCCCGGAGCTACGGGCCAACCTCGATGCTTGGCTCGCGCGGTTCGCCGCCCCGGGAATGTGCAACCCGGACGATGAATACCCTTGTGTCGAGGGCGAACCCACCGAACAATGCGCGGCCGGCGACACACGCAGCCATTCCCAGCGGCAACACGACGCGCTCAACGCGCTGGTTCGTGGTCAACTGGGCGACCCGAAGTTGGGGCGGCACAACGGACTGCCGGTGGCGGTCATCGTCTCGACCACGCTGCAGGAGCTGACGTCGGCGACCGGCCGGGCGGTGACGGGCGGCGCAACACTGCTGCCGATGCGCGACGTGATCCGGATGGCCCGCCACGCCTACCACTACCTGGCCGTGTTCGACAAACACTCGAGCCGCCCGCTCTACCTCGGCCGGACGAGGCGGATCGCCACGGCGGATCAGCGCGTCGTCCTCTACGCGAAGGATCGCGGCTGCACGCACCCGGGCTGCGACGTGCCGGGATATTGGAGCGAGGTGCACCACATCGAGGAGTGGGCCGCCGGCGGCCGCACCGATGCCGACAACCTCACCTTCGCCTGCGCGCCCATCCACAAGCTGGTCGGACGTGGTTGGCAGACAAGGAAACTCCCGAACGGGCGCACCGGGTGGATACCGCCCCCGCCGCTGGACCGCGGCGCGCGCACCAACGACTACCACCACCCGGAGCGCCTCTTCGATGAAGACGAAGCGCCCTGAGCCGCTACTTCTTGAACCGGCCGGCGAACCCGCGCAGCGGCAGGTCGGCGCTGGTGACGAGCCCCGGCGGCGCCGCCACCACGGCCCTGAGCGAGTTGAGTGCGGGCAGCCCGGTCACGGTCATGCCGATGGAGGCGAAGTTGTCCGGGTTGGACAGGTCCACGCCGGGTTTGGGGAAGATCATGTGCTTGTTGTAGACGCAGGGGTCGCCCTTTATCTGGGTGATGTAGCAGCCCTTGATGTCCCAGTGGGGGTCGGTGTGCGGCGTCATCTGCCATTCCAGGTGCGTCTCGACGCGCGGCACGCCGTCGACCATGCCCTGGTACTTGATGTAATTGCCGCCCAGCGAACCCTTGGGCAGTGTGTACCAGCCCAGGTCGACGTCCTTGGTGCAGGCGCCCAGCTCATAGGTGAACCTCACCTCGTCGAGGGGCAGGTCGAAGCAGTCGGCCATCATCAGCACACTGTCGGCGAACACCCGCGTGTATTTTTCCAGCTTCGCCGGTATTTCCGGGTCATCCACGGGCAGGCCGTAGCCCACCTCGATCCAGGTGTCCTTGGAGTGGTGGCACGACACGTCGACGGACTCGATGGTGGTGACGTTCTCGATCTCGGCGACGTCGGCCGAACACACCACGCCCAGGATCTGGTTCAGTCCCGGATTCATCCCGGTGCCGTAGAAAGTGGCACCGCCCAACTCGGCGGCCTCGGCCAGCAGCCGGGTCACCGGCTTTCCCGACGGGTGCGGATGGTTCTTGTCGCGGTGCCACCCGGTGATCCAGTCCGCGGTGGTGACGATGTTGATGCCCGCCTCGAGCACCTTGACGTAAAGGTCCTCGTCGGGAAACACGCCGTGGAAGGTCAGCACGTCCGGCTTGGCCGCGACGATCTCCTCGATGCTGCCGGTCGCCTTCACCCCGTTGGGCCCGATGCCCGCAAGCTCGCCGGCGTCTCGTCCGATCTTCTCCGGCGAATAACAGTGCACTCCAACGAGTTCGAGGTCAGGGCGGTCGGCGAGTCGCCTGATCATCTCCGAGCCGACGTTTCCGGTCGCGACCTGGAAGACGCGAATCGGCCGGGTGGGTGCGTTCATGGGTGTTCAGCCTTTCCGGGTTGCTGCGTACACTTCGGCGGCGCTGCCGCCGAGGCCGTCGGGGTAGAACTGCTTGGCCCAGTTGCGGATCGCGGTGAAGCCTTCGTACTCGGCGGCGGCCAGCGCGGGCGGGTCGGAGTAGCGCTGGTGTTGCCAGATCTCGATGTCCTGGGTGAATTGCCGGATCACCTCCTGCCCGAATTCACACCCCTTGCGTTCGGCGCGCGCCGGATCCTTGCCGGGCATCCGGCCGATGTAGACCATGAAGCGGACGTCGGAGGTGCGCTCGTCCACCGGGGTGACCGCGGAGATGGTGCGGTTGTCGACCATCCCCCAGCTCTTGGTCACCGCGATTCCCAGGCCGCCGTTGATGGCCTGTACGCCGCTGTTGACATCCTCGATCCGCTGGCCGTCGTCGCCGGAGAACGTGATGGTGAAGTCGACGTAGGAGACCGCGCCGGCGAAGTCGTGGCGGGTGAAGACGGGCACGATCGGGGTGTCGTGCACGAACTTGAAATGCGCGAAGTCGACCCCGTTCTCGAGCACGTACTGCGGGTGCAGTTCCAGCCCCTGCCGAAACAACCGTTGCTGCGGGTAGTAGCCGGCGGCGCCGCCGTCGTCCCCGAACGCGGCGAACACGTCGGGTGGCTCGAAGAACGGCTCGCGCCCCTGCAGGTCGTGCCAGATGTAGACCGACTCGTTGCGCTCCACCACCGGATAGGTGCGGATCCGCCTGCCCCGGTTGGGGCGGTCCTGGTAGGGAATGCAGACGTTGCGTCCCCCCTCGTTCCACTGCCAGCCGTGGAAGGGGCACTGCAGCACCTCGCCGACGACCTTGCCGCCGTAACCCAGGTGCGCCCCCAGGTGTTCGCAGTAGGCGTTCATGACGGAAATCCGGCCGGACTCGGTCCGCCAGGCCACCATCTCCTGATCGAAGTACTTCATCGTGTGGACGTCGCCGACACCGATCTCGTCGGACCAGGCGACCTGAAACCATCCGGTCGGTTTCATCGACAACGGCGGCTTAGCCATGTGGGAACCCTCCTTGCGTAGGAATGATAGGCGGCATCGGGCGAAGATCACAGTCCCCTCTATGAAAATGGTAGGCTCGGCTCGTGACCGGGACCGAGGTCGCCGGCCGGCGCCCCAATCGGCGCGGCCACGCCACGCGCGAGAGCATGCTCGAAGCCGCGCTGAAGTCGCTCGCGTCCGGCGAGCCGGGCTCGGTGTCGGCCAACCGCATCGCCAAGGACATCGGGGCGACCTGGGGCGCCGTGCAGTACCAGTTCGGCGATACGGACGGCTTTTGGGCCGCGGTGCTGCACCGCACGGCCGAGCGCCGCGCCGCGACGTTCTCGAGCCTGTCGACGCCGGTCTCGCCGGACGCCCCCCTGCGCGAGCGCGTGGGCGCCATCGTCGACACCCTTTACAGCGGGCTGGCCTCGCCGGATTCCCGCGCTATCGAGAACCTGCGGGCCGCCCTGCCGCGCGACCCCGGCGAGCTCGAGCGCCTCTACCCGCGCACCGCCGCGGAGCTGTTCTCCTGGGGCAGAAGCTGGCTCGAGACGTGCCAGAACGCCTTCGCCGGCCTCGATGTCGACCCGGAACGGGTGCGTGAGGTGGCCACGCTCATCCCTGGCGCGATGCGCGGCCTGGTCTCCGAGCGCCAGCTGGGCTCCTACGCCGACCTCGACGTGGCGCGGCGCGGCCTCACCAACGCCCTGGCCGCCTACCTGGAACAGTCGCGGCCGCCAGGTCTTTAGCCTTGACGGTGTGAGCAACAGCGACGTCAGAGTCCGGCGGGCCGAGCCGGCCGATTTCGCTGAGGTGGCCGCGATGCACTATCCCGTGTGGCGGCGGTCCTGGGAGGGGATCGTGTCGCCGCACCTGCTCGATCTGCTCGGCCCGGCGCAACGCTGGGCCGACGTCGTCTACCCGGAGATGCTCAGCCGCCGCGGCTGGAGCATGTGGATCGCCGAGGCCGGCGTTGCGACGCTCGGCATGGTCCTGTTCGGGCCGGACTCCGCGCATCCCGAACACGTGCAGATCGACTCGCTCTACGTCGACGAACGCCACCAGCGGCACGGCGTCGGCGCCCTGCTGCTGCGGCAGGCCGTGTGCGCGAACCCCGCCGCTGACGTGATCCTGTGGTGCGCGGAGATCAACACCAAGGGCCGCCGCTTTTATGAGAAGAACGACTTTCGCGCCGACGGGCGCACGCTCGACTGGGAGCCGCTGCCCTGGGTACGGGTGCCGCACCTGGGCTATCGACTCAAGCGCGCCTGACCGGCGTTGCGGTCCACCCATTCGGCGGTCAGCCGGGCGATGACGCCGGGTTGCGCAGCCACCACCCAGTGGCCGCCCCCGATCGGGACCACCCTGCCGCCGTCGGGGATGGCGCCGGTGAACCTCTGCAGGGCGGGCGTGACGAAGATGTCCCAGCGTGGCACCAGAACCTGCACCGGCACAGTGGTTTTCGGGAGCTGCCGCCCCGGCGACAGCATCGGCGCCGGCATGTTCGCCCGATACAGGCCGAGCCCGTTGAGGTAGTCGCTCAGCGACCGCGGCGCCTTCGGGCCCTGCCCGCGACCACCGATAAGCGCCGTCGCCTCAACGACTTTCACACCCACCCGGGAGCGGAACGCCAACTCGGGCAGCAGCGGGCACAGGAAGAATGCGATGTAGGAGGACGCCAGCAGCTGCCCGGCGACCCGGGCGAGCGCCAGGGGCGTGCGCGCCGAGCGTAGGAACGCGCCGGCGTAGCGCAGGTGCGGGCCCGAGATCGACGTGAAGGAGGCGAACCTGCCCATCACCGACTCGTCGGTGACGGCGGCCCAGGTCGCGATGGAACCCCAGTCGTGGCCGAGCAGATGGACTTGCGAGACGCCCAGGCTGTCGACGACCGCGCCGAGGTCGGCGATGAGCTGCGCGAAGGCGTACCCCGAACGCGTCGCGGGAGACGAAGACTCACCGGCGCCGCGCACGTCGTAGGCGACGACGTTGTAGCGGCCGGCGTAGTGCGCGGCAAGCTCGCCGGCCACCGGGTCCCACACGTGGTGGTTGTCCGGAAAGCCATGCACGGCAAGGATGGTGGGGCGTCCGGCGTCGATGTCGGTATAGCGGTGGACGGCGAGGGTGACGCCGTCGGTGGCGGTGACGTGCGAGGTGACGGTCATCGCTGGGCGCTGGGCATCGCAGCCTCTACTCCGCCTCGGCGCGGTGCTTGAGCCGCTGCAGCGTCAGGCGGATGTGCTCGGCGTTGGCGGCCGCCCGGTCGGGGACGCCGGTGGCCATGCCGGCGAGCTTGCGGAACCAGTTGGGCCTGCGGTCCCAGGTGCTTTCGGTGACCCGGCAGCCGGCGTCGTCGGCAACGATGTCGTACTGCCAGCGCGCGATCGGCAGCACGGTGTGGGTCACCTCGAAGGCGAAGAGGCGGCCCGGCTCGGCGTCGGTGACGGTGCACTTGGTGGTCCAACTCCGGTGGCCGTTCTCGTTGCGGCCGGCGAACACCGCGCCCGGGCGGACCGCGTCGCCCTTGCGCCACCGCATCGCCACCGCCTCCTCGGCCAGCGACGCCAGGGTGGGCAGGTCGGTGAGCAGCCGGTACACCACATCGGGGCGGGCGTCGATCTGCACGGTGGCCGACGCGCACGGATCAGTCATCCGCCGATCATAGGTCCCGGATCGACCCTCCTGACCGCTCCCGCCTCGATTGCGGCCCATCTGAAACTTCTCCACACTTGAGGTGAATCCGCACAGCGAGGGGCCACCATGCGAGTCGGCGTACCGACCGAGACCAAGAACAACGAGTTCAGAGTGGCCATCACCCCGGCGGGCGTCGCCGAGTTGTCCCGGCACGGCCACGACGTGCTCGTGCAGGCCGGCGCCGGGGAAGGCTCGGCCATCTCCGACGAGGAGTTCAAGGCGGCCGGTGCCGAGCTGACCAGCTCGGCCGCCCAGGTCTGGGGCGACGCCGAACTGGTGCTCAAAGTCAAAGAACCGCTGCCGGCCGAGTACGGGCTGCTGCGGCGCGGCCAGACCGTCTTCACCTATCTGCACCTGGCCGCTTCGCGGGCGTGCACCGAGGCGCTGTTGTCCTCCGGCGCAACGTCTATCGCCTACGAGACCGTCCAGGTTGCCGACGGGACGCTCCCGTTGCTGGCCCCGATGAGCGAGGTCGCCGGCCGGCTCTCCGCGCAAGTCGGGGCCTATCACCTGATGCGGACGCACGGCGGGCGCGGCGTGCTGATGGGCGGTGTGCCGGGGGTGAAGCCCGCCGACGTCGTGGTGGTGGGCGCCGGCACGGCCGGCTACAACGCCGCGCGGGTCGCCGGCGGCATGGGCGCCAACGTCACGGTGCTCGACGTCAACATCAACAAGCTGCGGCTGCTCGACGCGGAGTTCGGTGGCCGGGTCCGCACGCGCTATTCGTCGGCGTACGACCTGGAAGGCACCGTCAAGCGCGCCGACCTGGTGATCGGCGCCGTCCTGGTGCCGGGCGGGAAAGCCCCCAGGCTGATCTCGAACTCCCTTGTCGAGCAGATGAAGAACGGCGCGGTGCTGGTGGACATCTCGATCGACCAGGGCGGCTGCTTCGAGGATTCCCGGCCGACCACCCACGACGAGCCGACGTTCGGCGTGCACGGCACGGTGTTCTACTGCGTGGCGAACATGCCCAGCGCGGTGCCCAAGACGTCCACCGTGGCGCTGACCAACGCGACCATGCCGTATGCGATCAGGCTCGCCGACCACGGCTGGCGAGCGGCGTGCCGGTCGGATCCCGCCTTGGCCAAGGGGCTTTCGACGCACGACGGCGCGCTGGTGTCCGAGCGGGTGGCCGCCGACCTGGGGCTGCCGTTCACCGATCCGGCGGAGCTGCTGTCCTGAGGGCCCTGAGGGCTAGGTGAGGCCGGCGATGATGTCGGCCACCGGCCCGGTGCGGGCCTGCCGGTAGGACGTCCCCGCCCACAGGGTCATCCCGTTGGGGTCCTCCACGGCGGCCGCGGCTTCCCTTATCGGCCAGGTCATCTGGTGCACCTCGGGGTAGCCCAGCGGGGCCACGGTGTCGAGCATGCGGGTGAATTCATTCTCCAGGCTGCGCGCGTACCGGCCGGAGAAGGCTCGCGTGACGATGGTGTTCGCGAACAGCGGGTTCTTCATCGCCGTGCGCTGCGCGACGTTGGTGCCGGCCTCGTCGCTGAGCAGCAGCGCGGTGCCCACCTGGGCGGCCACCGCTCCCCGGTTCAGCACGGCGGCGACGTCCTCGGCGGTGCCCAGGCCGCCGGCCGCGACGAGGGCGACGTCGCGGTGCGCGCTGCGGATCCGGGCCAGCAGCTGGTGCAGCGATTCGGTACCGGGTTCCATGTCCGGTGCGAAGGTGCCGCGGTGGCCGCCGGCTTCGGGCCCCTGCACGATCAGGCTGTCCGCGCCCGCGGCGATGGCCACCCCGGCCTCGTAGGCCGACGTCACGGTCACCATCACCAGCAGGCCCAGCGCGCCGAGCCGCCCGATCACCTCGGGCGGCGGGACGCCGAAGGTGAACGACACCAGCTCCGGGCGGACGTCGGCCACCACCTCGAGCTTGCGCTCCCAGTCGTCGTCGTCGCCGTGCTCGGGCCGCCCGACCTCGACCTGGTAGAACTCGGCGATGTTCATGAGCTCTTCGGCGTAGTAGTCCAGCGCGATCCAGTCGGCGACACTGGGTTGGGGCACATGCAGGTTGACCCCCAGGGGGCCGGTGGTCAGCGCGCGCGCGGCGGCGATGTCCTCGGCGAACCGGTCGGCGCTGATGTGCCCGGCGGAGAGGAAACCGAGGCCGCCGGCGTTCGAGACCGCCGCCGCCAGCGCCGGGGTGCCGGGTCCACCGGCCATCGGCGCGCCGACGATGGGCACCGCGATGTCCCAAAAGCCCAGTACCATCTGAGCTAATCTACCATCGCCCGAAGTTGTTGGGGCAGCGAGCGTTTCGAAGCGTAGGGGCCCAGGACGGCGGCGGCGTATCGCTGCGTCAGCAGCTTGCGCGCCACCGCGTTGACCTCGTCGACGGTCACCGCGTCGATCTTGGCCAGCGTTTGCTCGATGCTGCGATGTCTGCCGTAGTTCAATTCGTTGCGTCCCAGCCGGCTCATCCGGGAGCCCGAGTCCTCCAGGCCCAGGACGAGCCCGCCGCGCAACGACCCCTTGGCGATTCGGCATTCCGCCTCGGTGATGCCGTCGCGCGCCACCGCGTCCAGCACGCCGGAGGTCACCGCCATGACGTCGGCGAACCGCTCGGGCTGGCAGGCGGCATACACCGACAGCGCGCCGGTGTCGGCGAAGACGTCCACCGTCGAGTACACCGAGTAGGCGAGGCCACGCAACTCGCGAACCTCCTGGAACAGCCGCGAACTCAGGCCGCCGCCCAGCGCGGTGTGCAGCACCGACAACGCCCAGCGGTGCCGCCAGCCGCGCCCGGGCGTGCGGACACCCAGCGACATGTGGGTCTGCTCGGCGTCGCGCTTGCTCAGGGTCAGCCCAGGCCGGCCGGCCACCCGCCCGGCGCCTTTGCGCGGGGCCAGCGGATGGCGCCCGCGGACCAGCCGCGGCCCGAAGTGCTCGCGCACCAACGCCAGAACCTCGCCGTGGTCGACGTTGCCGGCCACCGCCACCACCATCCGCTCCGGCGTATAGCGCCGCACGTGGAACGAGCGCAGCTGGTTGCGGGTCATCGACGACACCGATTGCGCCGTGCCGATCACCGGACGGCCCACCGGGTGGTCGCCGAACATCGCCGTCAGGAACAGGTCCCCCAGCGCGTCCTCCGGGTCGTCGTCGCGCATCGCGATCTCCTCGAGGACGACATCGCGTTCCAGCTCGACGTCGTCGGCGGCGCAGCGGCCGTTGAGCACCACGTCGGCCACCAGGTCGACGGCCAGTGCGAGATCGCTGTCGAGCACGTGCGCGTAGTAGCAGGTGTGCTCTTTGGCGGTGAACGCGTTGAGCTCCCCGCCCACGGCGTCCATCGCCTGCGCGATGTCGACGGCCGTGCGGGTGGGCGTCGACTTGAACAGCAGATGCTCGAGAAAGTGGGCCGCACCGGCCACGGTGCCGCCCTCGTCGCGCGAGCCGACACCGACCCACACGCCGACCGACGCGGAACGGACCGAGGGCAGGTACTCGGTCACCACCCGCAGGCCGCCCGGCAATGTGGTGCGCCGCAGTGCGGCCTGGCGTTCGGG
Proteins encoded in this region:
- a CDS encoding SRPBCC family protein, with product MTDPCASATVQIDARPDVVYRLLTDLPTLASLAEEAVAMRWRKGDAVRPGAVFAGRNENGHRSWTTKCTVTDAEPGRLFAFEVTHTVLPIARWQYDIVADDAGCRVTESTWDRRPNWFRKLAGMATGVPDRAAANAEHIRLTLQRLKHRAEAE
- the ald gene encoding alanine dehydrogenase, encoding MRVGVPTETKNNEFRVAITPAGVAELSRHGHDVLVQAGAGEGSAISDEEFKAAGAELTSSAAQVWGDAELVLKVKEPLPAEYGLLRRGQTVFTYLHLAASRACTEALLSSGATSIAYETVQVADGTLPLLAPMSEVAGRLSAQVGAYHLMRTHGGRGVLMGGVPGVKPADVVVVGAGTAGYNAARVAGGMGANVTVLDVNINKLRLLDAEFGGRVRTRYSSAYDLEGTVKRADLVIGAVLVPGGKAPRLISNSLVEQMKNGAVLVDISIDQGGCFEDSRPTTHDEPTFGVHGTVFYCVANMPSAVPKTSTVALTNATMPYAIRLADHGWRAACRSDPALAKGLSTHDGALVSERVAADLGLPFTDPAELLS
- a CDS encoding nitronate monooxygenase, producing the protein MVLGFWDIAVPIVGAPMAGGPGTPALAAAVSNAGGLGFLSAGHISADRFAEDIAAARALTTGPLGVNLHVPQPSVADWIALDYYAEELMNIAEFYQVEVGRPEHGDDDDWERKLEVVADVRPELVSFTFGVPPPEVIGRLGALGLLVMVTVTSAYEAGVAIAAGADSLIVQGPEAGGHRGTFAPDMEPGTESLHQLLARIRSAHRDVALVAAGGLGTAEDVAAVLNRGAVAAQVGTALLLSDEAGTNVAQRTAMKNPLFANTIVTRAFSGRYARSLENEFTRMLDTVAPLGYPEVHQMTWPIREAAAAVEDPNGMTLWAGTSYRQARTGPVADIIAGLT
- a CDS encoding M16 family metallopeptidase codes for the protein MPPAQSRKSAADPALRRGTHVAAAKPERQAALRRTTLPGGLRVVTEYLPSVRSASVGVWVGVGSRDEGGTVAGAAHFLEHLLFKSTPTRTAVDIAQAMDAVGGELNAFTAKEHTCYYAHVLDSDLALAVDLVADVVLNGRCAADDVELERDVVLEEIAMRDDDPEDALGDLFLTAMFGDHPVGRPVIGTAQSVSSMTRNQLRSFHVRRYTPERMVVAVAGNVDHGEVLALVREHFGPRLVRGRHPLAPRKGAGRVAGRPGLTLSKRDAEQTHMSLGVRTPGRGWRHRWALSVLHTALGGGLSSRLFQEVRELRGLAYSVYSTVDVFADTGALSVYAACQPERFADVMAVTSGVLDAVARDGITEAECRIAKGSLRGGLVLGLEDSGSRMSRLGRNELNYGRHRSIEQTLAKIDAVTVDEVNAVARKLLTQRYAAAVLGPYASKRSLPQQLRAMVD